Proteins encoded by one window of Homoserinimonas aerilata:
- the araA gene encoding L-arabinose isomerase codes for MPTLSTSLDQYEVWFVTGSQNLYGEETLRQVAEQSQKIAEELGAASDVPVKVVWKPVLKDSDSIRRLALDANAADEVIGVVAWMHTFSPAKMWIAGLDALRKPLLHLHTQANVALPWGEIDFDFMNLNQAAHGDREFGYIQTRLGVARRTVVGHVSNPAVTAQVGTWQRAAAGWAATHSLKLARFGDNMRYVAVTEGDKTEAELRFGVQVNTWGVNELADAVHAASAASIDDLVAEYEELYDVVPELRRGGERHESLRYGAAIEVGLRSFLEEGGFGAFTTSFEDLGALRQLPGLAVQRLMADGYGFGAEGDWKTAVLVRTANVMGSGLPGGASLMEDYTYHLTPGEEKILGAHMLEVSPSLTTSKPSLEIHPLGIGGREDPVRLVFTADAGPAVVVAMSDMRDRFRLVANVVENVPLDEPMPNLPVGRAVWKPAPDFATSAAAWLTAGAAHHTVMTTAVGIDVFRDFAEIAGVELLVIDEETTLGGFQREVRWNAAYHRLAQGI; via the coding sequence ATGCCCACGCTCTCCACCTCGCTCGACCAGTACGAGGTCTGGTTCGTCACCGGCAGCCAGAACCTGTACGGCGAGGAGACCCTCCGCCAAGTCGCCGAGCAGTCGCAGAAGATCGCCGAAGAGCTGGGCGCAGCATCCGATGTTCCTGTGAAGGTCGTCTGGAAGCCCGTTCTCAAGGACAGCGACTCGATCCGCCGCCTCGCGCTCGACGCCAATGCGGCCGACGAGGTCATCGGCGTCGTGGCGTGGATGCACACCTTCAGCCCCGCCAAGATGTGGATCGCCGGCCTCGACGCGCTGCGCAAGCCGCTGCTGCACCTGCACACGCAGGCGAATGTGGCGCTGCCGTGGGGCGAGATCGACTTCGACTTCATGAACCTCAATCAGGCCGCGCACGGCGACCGCGAGTTCGGCTACATCCAGACCCGCCTCGGCGTGGCCCGCAGGACCGTCGTCGGCCATGTCTCGAACCCGGCCGTCACCGCCCAGGTGGGCACCTGGCAGCGCGCCGCCGCAGGATGGGCTGCCACCCACAGCCTCAAGCTCGCCCGCTTCGGCGACAACATGCGCTACGTCGCCGTCACCGAGGGTGACAAGACCGAGGCCGAGCTGCGGTTCGGCGTGCAGGTCAACACCTGGGGCGTCAACGAACTTGCGGATGCCGTCCATGCGGCGTCAGCGGCATCCATCGACGATCTCGTGGCCGAATACGAGGAGCTCTACGACGTCGTGCCCGAGCTGCGCAGGGGTGGCGAGCGGCACGAGTCGTTGCGCTACGGCGCGGCCATCGAGGTGGGCCTGCGTTCCTTCCTGGAGGAGGGCGGCTTCGGCGCGTTCACCACCAGCTTCGAGGATCTCGGCGCACTGCGGCAGCTGCCCGGCCTCGCCGTGCAGCGCCTCATGGCCGACGGTTACGGCTTCGGCGCGGAGGGCGACTGGAAGACGGCCGTTCTCGTGCGCACCGCCAACGTCATGGGCTCCGGCCTGCCCGGTGGGGCATCCCTCATGGAGGACTACACCTACCATCTGACGCCCGGCGAGGAGAAGATCCTCGGCGCCCACATGCTCGAGGTGAGCCCCTCGCTGACGACGTCGAAGCCGTCGCTCGAGATCCACCCGCTCGGAATCGGTGGGCGCGAGGACCCGGTGCGGCTCGTCTTCACCGCGGATGCCGGCCCCGCCGTCGTCGTCGCCATGAGCGACATGCGCGACCGCTTCCGGCTTGTCGCGAACGTCGTCGAGAACGTGCCGCTCGACGAGCCCATGCCGAATCTGCCGGTCGGTCGCGCCGTGTGGAAGCCGGCCCCCGACTTCGCCACCTCCGCGGCGGCCTGGCTGACCGCCGGAGCCGCACACCACACGGTCATGACGACCGCGGTCGGCATCGACGTGTTCCGCGACTTCGCGGAGATCGCCGGAGTCGAACTGCTCGTCATCGACGAGGAGACCACCCTCGGCGGGTTCCAGCGCGAGGTGCGCTGGAACGCCGCGTACCATCGACTCGCTCAGGGGATCTGA
- the mmsB gene encoding multiple monosaccharide ABC transporter permease: MSVLKEATGFLASRIRQIGIFLALIVIVVLFQVLTDGRLLTAGNVSNIIVQNSYILILAIGMVMVIIAGHIDLSVGSVAAFVGAMSGVMIQSWGWPWWVAIIGSLVIGALVGAWQGFWVANVGIPAFIVTLAGMLIFRGLTQIVLGNRQITPFPEEYRQLGGGYVFPGLFPASSSPAEWITVGLGVLALVMLVGSQMKARVARVKHGLESEPLTWFVVKLAFTGVLVLGLTYLLGIAPGSRGTPVVLIVLGVLVVAYSAVMNRSIFGRHIYARGGNLHAAQLSGIKTQRVDFYLFVNMGVLSALAGLVFTGRLNSAGPGAGNLFELDAIAAAFIGGAAVTGGIGTVTGAIIGGLIMGVLNNGMSLLGVSTDYQQFIKGMVLLLAVAFDVFNKRRSGGRRAPKAQAVVEAEKKEAVAAQ; the protein is encoded by the coding sequence ATGAGCGTACTCAAGGAGGCAACAGGCTTTCTGGCCAGCCGCATCCGGCAGATCGGGATATTCCTGGCGCTGATCGTGATCGTGGTGCTGTTCCAGGTGCTCACCGACGGACGCCTGCTCACCGCAGGCAACGTGTCGAACATCATCGTGCAGAACAGCTACATCCTGATCCTCGCGATCGGAATGGTGATGGTCATCATCGCCGGGCACATCGACCTCTCGGTCGGCTCGGTTGCGGCCTTCGTCGGGGCGATGTCGGGCGTCATGATCCAGTCGTGGGGCTGGCCGTGGTGGGTCGCCATCATCGGCTCCCTCGTCATCGGTGCCCTCGTCGGCGCCTGGCAGGGTTTCTGGGTGGCGAATGTGGGCATCCCGGCGTTCATCGTGACGCTGGCGGGCATGCTCATCTTCCGCGGTCTCACGCAGATCGTGCTCGGCAACCGGCAGATCACGCCGTTCCCGGAGGAGTACCGTCAGCTCGGCGGCGGGTACGTGTTCCCGGGGTTGTTCCCGGCCAGCTCCTCACCGGCCGAATGGATCACCGTCGGCCTCGGCGTGCTCGCGCTCGTGATGCTCGTCGGTTCACAGATGAAGGCTCGCGTCGCCCGCGTCAAGCACGGCCTCGAGAGCGAGCCGCTGACCTGGTTCGTCGTCAAGCTGGCCTTCACGGGCGTGCTCGTGCTCGGCCTCACGTACCTGCTCGGCATCGCACCCGGATCGCGCGGAACGCCCGTCGTGCTCATCGTGCTCGGCGTTCTGGTCGTCGCCTACTCGGCGGTCATGAACCGCAGCATCTTCGGCCGCCACATCTACGCGCGCGGCGGAAACCTGCACGCGGCCCAGCTCTCGGGCATCAAGACGCAGCGGGTCGACTTCTACCTGTTCGTCAACATGGGTGTGCTGTCTGCTCTCGCGGGTCTCGTGTTCACGGGCCGGCTGAACTCGGCAGGGCCGGGCGCCGGAAACCTGTTCGAGCTGGATGCCATCGCGGCCGCCTTCATCGGCGGCGCCGCGGTCACCGGCGGCATCGGAACCGTGACGGGGGCCATCATCGGTGGCCTCATCATGGGTGTTCTGAACAACGGCATGTCGCTGCTCGGCGTGAGCACCGACTACCAGCAGTTCATCAAGGGAATGGTGCTGCTGCTGGCCGTCGCGTTCGACGTGTTCAACAAGCGCCGCTCGGGCGGCCGCCGCGCGCCCAAGGCCCAGGCGGTCGTCGAGGCCGAGAAGAAGGAGGCCGTGGCCGCCCAGTAA
- the chvE gene encoding multiple monosaccharide ABC transporter substrate-binding protein → MKTRKLLGGIAAASALVLALAGCSGDRTGGSTDEGSTEGAIVGVSMPTQQSERWIADGDNVKASLEDLGYKVDLQFANDDIPTQVSQIENMITSGAKALIIASIDGTTLTDVLQQAADNEIPVIAYDRLINGTENVDYYTTFDNYKVGVQQATSLLTGLGILDESGAETGAAGPFNVELFGGSPDDNNATFFWNGAIDTLQPFMDSGVIVVPSGQVSFEQAAILRWLPETAQKRMENLLTVIGDTKLDGVLSPYDGLSIGIISALTSGGYSADALPVITGQDAEVGSVKSIIAGEQYSTIFKDTRLLGAQAVKMVDAVLNGDEPEVNDTETYDNTVKVVPSYLLESTIVTVDNYESVLVDGGYYTADDLK, encoded by the coding sequence GTGAAGACCAGGAAGCTACTGGGCGGCATCGCAGCCGCCAGTGCGCTCGTGCTCGCTCTTGCGGGCTGCTCGGGCGACCGCACGGGCGGTTCGACCGACGAGGGAAGCACAGAAGGCGCCATCGTCGGCGTCTCGATGCCCACGCAGCAGTCGGAGCGTTGGATCGCCGACGGCGACAACGTCAAGGCATCGCTGGAGGACCTCGGCTACAAGGTCGACCTCCAGTTCGCCAACGACGACATCCCCACGCAGGTGTCGCAGATCGAGAACATGATCACGAGCGGCGCCAAGGCGCTCATCATCGCCTCGATCGACGGAACCACGCTGACGGATGTCCTCCAGCAGGCAGCCGACAACGAGATCCCCGTGATCGCCTACGACCGTCTGATCAACGGCACCGAGAACGTCGACTACTACACGACCTTCGACAACTACAAGGTCGGCGTGCAGCAGGCGACGTCACTCCTGACGGGCCTCGGCATCCTCGATGAGAGCGGTGCGGAGACCGGCGCAGCGGGTCCCTTCAACGTGGAGCTGTTCGGCGGAAGCCCCGACGACAACAACGCCACGTTCTTCTGGAACGGCGCGATCGACACCCTGCAGCCGTTCATGGACAGCGGCGTCATCGTCGTTCCCAGCGGCCAGGTGAGCTTCGAGCAGGCGGCGATTCTTCGCTGGCTGCCCGAGACGGCTCAGAAGCGCATGGAGAACCTGCTCACCGTCATCGGTGACACCAAGCTCGACGGTGTCCTCTCGCCGTACGACGGTCTCTCGATCGGCATCATCTCCGCCCTCACGTCGGGTGGATACTCGGCCGACGCCCTCCCCGTGATCACGGGCCAGGACGCCGAGGTCGGATCGGTCAAGTCGATCATCGCCGGCGAGCAGTACTCCACCATCTTCAAGGACACGCGCCTCCTCGGTGCGCAGGCCGTCAAGATGGTCGACGCTGTTCTGAACGGTGACGAGCCCGAGGTCAACGACACCGAGACGTACGACAACACCGTCAAGGTTGTTCCGTCGTACCTGCTCGAGTCGACGATCGTCACGGTCGACAACTACGAGTCGGTCCTCGTCGACGGTGGCTACTACACTGCGGACGACCTGAAGTAG
- the mmsA gene encoding multiple monosaccharide ABC transporter ATP-binding protein produces MVANILEMRSITKTFPGVKALQEVSLSVERGEVHAICGENGAGKSTLMKVLSGVYPHGSYDGEIVFEGDPVEFRDIRDSEKSGIVIIHQELALSPFLSIAENIFLGNEISRRGFIDWDKTNLEAAKLLARVGLSDNPTTKVVDIGVGKQQLVEIAKALSKEVKLLILDEPTAALNDEDSAHLLDLIRHLKEQGITSIIISHKLNEIKAIADKVTIIRDGKTIETLDMRKDEISENRIIKGMVGRDLEHRYPDRTPKIGDEVLRIEDWTVHHPTEHDRVVIHGANIVARAGEVVGIAGLMGAGRTELAMSVFGRSYGSGISGRVYMHGDEVKVRTVSDAIKAGIAYATEDRKRYGLNLLEDVKRNVSAASLDKLARLGWVDGNQEHIVANEYRTSMNIKAPSVESITGKLSGGNQQKVVLSKWMFADPDVLILDEPTRGIDVGAKYEIYTIINKLAAEGKAIIVISSELPELLGISDRIYALSEGHITGEMSIADATPEALMQYMTKEKEK; encoded by the coding sequence ATGGTCGCCAACATTCTCGAGATGCGCAGCATCACCAAGACATTTCCGGGCGTGAAGGCGCTGCAGGAGGTGAGCCTGTCCGTCGAACGCGGAGAGGTGCACGCCATCTGCGGTGAGAACGGAGCGGGCAAGTCGACGCTCATGAAGGTTCTCTCTGGCGTCTACCCGCACGGCAGCTACGACGGTGAGATCGTCTTCGAGGGCGACCCCGTCGAGTTCCGCGACATCCGCGACAGCGAGAAGAGCGGAATCGTCATCATCCACCAGGAACTGGCGCTCAGCCCCTTCCTGTCGATCGCCGAGAACATCTTTCTCGGCAATGAGATCTCCCGGCGCGGCTTCATCGACTGGGACAAGACCAACCTGGAGGCCGCGAAGCTGCTGGCCCGGGTCGGCCTCAGCGACAACCCGACCACCAAGGTCGTCGACATCGGCGTCGGTAAGCAGCAGCTCGTGGAGATCGCGAAGGCGCTCTCCAAAGAGGTCAAGCTGCTCATCCTCGACGAGCCGACCGCCGCGCTCAACGACGAGGACTCGGCGCATCTGCTCGACCTGATCCGGCACCTCAAGGAGCAGGGGATCACGTCGATCATCATCAGCCACAAGCTCAACGAGATCAAGGCGATCGCCGACAAGGTCACCATCATCCGTGACGGCAAGACGATCGAGACGCTCGACATGCGCAAGGACGAGATCTCTGAGAACCGCATCATCAAGGGCATGGTCGGGCGCGATCTGGAGCACCGCTACCCGGACCGCACCCCGAAGATCGGCGATGAGGTCCTGCGCATCGAGGACTGGACGGTGCACCACCCGACCGAGCACGACCGCGTGGTCATCCACGGCGCCAACATCGTGGCGCGCGCCGGCGAGGTCGTCGGCATCGCAGGCCTCATGGGTGCCGGTCGAACCGAGCTCGCGATGAGCGTCTTCGGTCGCTCCTACGGCTCCGGCATCAGCGGGCGCGTGTACATGCACGGCGACGAGGTCAAGGTGCGCACGGTCTCCGACGCCATCAAGGCCGGCATCGCCTACGCGACAGAAGACCGCAAGCGCTACGGCCTGAACCTGCTCGAGGATGTCAAGCGCAACGTCTCGGCGGCAAGCCTCGACAAGCTCGCCAGACTGGGGTGGGTCGACGGCAACCAAGAACACATCGTCGCCAACGAATACCGCACCAGCATGAACATCAAGGCGCCGTCGGTCGAATCGATCACCGGCAAGCTCTCCGGTGGAAACCAGCAGAAGGTCGTGCTCTCCAAGTGGATGTTCGCCGACCCGGATGTGCTCATCCTCGATGAGCCGACCCGGGGAATCGACGTCGGAGCCAAGTACGAGATCTACACCATCATCAACAAGCTCGCGGCTGAGGGTAAGGCGATCATCGTCATCTCATCCGAACTGCCCGAGCTCCTCGGCATCTCAGACCGCATCTACGCGCTCTCCGAAGGCCACATCACGGGTGAGATGAGCATCGCGGATGCCACGCCCGAGGCACTCATGCAGTACATGACGAAAGAAAAGGAAAAGTAG
- a CDS encoding multidrug effflux MFS transporter, translated as MLPGDRNDRRPHPGDALSARQRLVYILVLGTLTALGPFTIDLYLPAFPALEGEFSVGAAAIQLTLTGTTIGFGLGQLIVGPWSDKVGRRLPLILATSLHIAASIGAALAPDIAWLAVFRVLQGFGAAAGGVVAMAMVRDLFGGKRLVTMLSRLALVNGLAPILAPVIGSQLLIVMDWRGIFWVLAAYGAFVVVAVSVLIIETLPRHKRHQAGHSTLGARYRALFTDRTFVGVALVGAMSFTGLFAYLSSSSFLFQEVYAFTAQEYGLLFGVNSIGVVIGVQTSSRLMSRLNIGPQWILVVITIVQLAMAGTIMILDQADAGLWGTIVPLWFFITACGFGFPAVQVLALANHGAEAGTAASLLGALNFGLAGLISPIVGVLGVATATPMALVMGCAAIIAIVMVWAVVRPRTVPPLSD; from the coding sequence ATCCTCCCGGGCGACCGCAACGACAGACGACCCCACCCGGGGGATGCGCTCAGCGCGCGCCAGCGGCTCGTCTACATTCTCGTGCTGGGCACGCTCACGGCGCTCGGGCCGTTCACGATCGACCTGTACCTTCCGGCGTTCCCCGCGCTGGAGGGCGAGTTCTCGGTCGGTGCGGCGGCCATCCAGCTGACCCTCACCGGCACGACCATCGGCTTCGGTCTCGGTCAGCTCATCGTGGGCCCGTGGAGCGACAAGGTCGGGCGCCGCCTGCCGCTCATCCTGGCGACCTCGCTGCACATCGCGGCGAGCATCGGCGCGGCGCTCGCCCCCGACATCGCGTGGCTGGCCGTGTTCCGTGTGCTGCAGGGCTTCGGCGCCGCTGCGGGAGGCGTCGTCGCCATGGCGATGGTGCGCGACCTGTTCGGCGGCAAACGACTTGTGACGATGCTCTCGCGCCTGGCGCTCGTCAACGGGCTCGCTCCCATCCTCGCCCCCGTCATCGGTTCGCAGCTGCTGATCGTCATGGACTGGCGCGGCATCTTCTGGGTGCTCGCCGCCTACGGTGCGTTCGTCGTCGTCGCGGTCAGCGTGCTCATCATCGAGACGCTGCCACGGCACAAGCGTCACCAGGCCGGGCACTCGACCCTGGGCGCGCGCTACCGTGCGCTGTTCACCGACCGCACGTTCGTGGGCGTCGCGCTCGTCGGGGCCATGAGCTTCACGGGGCTCTTCGCCTATCTCTCGAGTTCGTCGTTCCTGTTCCAGGAGGTGTACGCGTTCACGGCGCAGGAGTACGGCCTGCTGTTCGGCGTGAACTCGATCGGCGTCGTCATCGGCGTGCAGACCAGCTCGCGGCTCATGTCGCGGCTGAACATCGGGCCGCAGTGGATCCTCGTCGTCATCACCATCGTGCAGCTGGCCATGGCCGGCACGATCATGATCCTCGATCAGGCGGATGCGGGGCTCTGGGGCACAATCGTTCCGCTGTGGTTCTTCATCACCGCGTGCGGCTTCGGGTTCCCGGCCGTGCAGGTGCTGGCGCTCGCCAATCACGGCGCGGAGGCCGGAACCGCGGCATCGCTGCTCGGCGCGCTCAACTTCGGGCTCGCCGGGCTCATCTCTCCCATCGTCGGGGTTCTCGGCGTGGCCACCGCAACCCCGATGGCGCTCGTCATGGGCTGCGCCGCGATCATCGCGATCGTCATGGTGTGGGCGGTCGTGCGGCCGCGCACGGTGCCGCCGCTCAGCGACTGA